In Macadamia integrifolia cultivar HAES 741 chromosome 12, SCU_Mint_v3, whole genome shotgun sequence, the following are encoded in one genomic region:
- the LOC122056939 gene encoding putative disease resistance protein At1g58400 produces the protein MTETLVKSFLQRLSSLTLQENEASTGLQDHYVAETRSQDGSDQKSQFSNELEKIDACLAGVSLPKEGIGQSCSSGDDVDVVGEESLSPFALNYRNLPSYLRSCLLYCSLFLEKILISRGKLVRLLVAEGILQEIPGEVMEDIAEENINQLVGQGMLQVELNFRDELIKVVDPYLKICRHKLQQWKGITGNLLDSDSNFPDISPVVFIYYRGETIGTGFNDHPVRSLFVIPDHSQRFNTHEYWEKGIPDDHWASLRNAIHSFNFLRVLEFKNLCIKSLPEEIGDLIHLRYLGIKHLALDEIPESIGNLQNLQTLDIRYPRNLRVLPSGFLNLLQLRHLKLSWIFKIKVPLGMGILTNLQCLTGLHLRHGIIEELRSLTQLRKLELIDVSEEHASELSASIMTMSGLVSLSLSSTDAIAQLLEYESEELLPTLEQFSPPPSLRKLHLYGRLMDLPHWICSMENLTTLKLGFSFLSEEAISALQFLPNLKYLKLWRAYEVKVINKDFFKVGGFPKLEALIITSTNLLEWTEVEEGALPSLAFLCFLYCDRLMNLPEGLQYVSMLKVLEIWPLHPDLERRLKSDGGKENYKIKHIPQKRFFSSFINTWVEI, from the coding sequence ATGACAGAAACCTTAGTGAAATCCTTCCTGCAACGATTGAGTTCTCTAACATTGCAAGAGAATGAAGCTTCTACCGGTTTGCAAGATCACTATGTTGCTGAGACTAGAAGTCAAGATGGGTCTGATCAGAAGTCACAGTTTTCCAATGAATTAGAGAAGATCGATGCATGTCTTGCCGGAGTTTCACTCCCAAAAGAAGGAATTGGGCAAAGTTgttcttctggtgatgatgttgatgtagtAGGTGAggaatctctttctccctttgcATTGAATTATAGAAACTTGCCTTCTTATCTCAGATCTTGCTTACTCTACTGTTCTCTCTTCCTTGAGAAAATTTTAATAAGTAGAGGAAAATTAGTTCGACTATTGGTGGCTGAAGGAATTTTACAAGAAATACCAGGGGAAGTTATGGAGGATATTGCTGAAGAAAATATCAACCAATTAGTTGGCCAAGGAATGCTTCAAGTTGAACTTAACTTCCGAGATGAATTGATCAAAGTTGTCGATCCTTATCTTAAAATCTGTCGGCATAAGCTGCAGCAATGGAAAGGTATCACTGGCAATCTACTAGATTCAGATTCTAATTTTCCTGATATTTCCCCCGTAGTTTTCATCTACTACCGTGGTGAAACTATCGGGACAGGGTTCAATGATCACCCTGTTCGATCATTATTTGTCATTCCAGACCATTCACAAAGATTCAATACCCATGAGTATTGGGAGAAAGGCATTCCTGATGACCACTGGGCCAGCCTAAGAAATGCCATCCATAGCTTCAATTTTTTGAGGGTTTTGGAATTTAAGAATCTTTGTATTAAGAGCTTACCAGAAGAAATAGGAGATCTGATACACTTGCGGTATCTAGGCATAAAACATTTAGCACTGGATGAGATTCCAGAGAGCATAGGTAATCTTCAAAATCTACAAACTTTGGATATTAGATACCCTAGAAATTTGAGGGTATTGCCAAGTGGGTTTCTGAATCTTCTACAATTGAGGCACCTTAAGTTGTCAtggatatttaaaataaaagtcCCCTTAGGTATGGGTATATTAACAAACCTCCAGTGTTTAACTGGTTTACACCTAAGACATGGCATCATAGAAGAATTAAGAAGTTTGACTCAACTCAGGAAACTGGAATTGATTGATGTATCAGAAGAACATGCAAGTGAGCTCTCTGCTTCTATCATGACGATGTCAGGACTTGTGTCTTTATCTCTATCTTCAACAGACGCAATAGCTCAACTATTAGAATATGAGAGTGAGGAATTGTTGCCCACCCTGGAGCAATTTTCACCACCGCCATCTCTCAGAAAACTTCACCTGTACGGGCGTCTAATGGATCTACCTCATTGGATCTGCTCCATGGAGAACCTCACTACgctaaaattaggtttttccTTTCTATCTGAGGAAGCAATTTCTGCACTtcaatttcttcccaacttGAAATATCTAAAACTTTGGAGAGCTTACGAGGTCAAAGTAATAAACAAAGATTTTTTCAAGGTGGGTGGGTTTCCTAAGCTAGAGGCACTTATTATTACTTCTACGAATCTACTAGAATGGACTGAGGTTGAAGAAGGGGCACTGCCAAGTTTGGCATTCCTTTGCTTCCTCTATTGTGACCGATTGATGAATCTTCCAGAAGGGTTGCAATATGTCAGCATGCTAAAAGTCCTGGAGATATGGCCCTTGCACCCAGATCTTGAACGGAGGTTGAAAAGTGATGGAGGCAAAGAGAATTACAAGATCAAGCACATCCCGCAAAAACgttttttctcttcattcatAAACACATGGGTTGAAATTTGA